One Paraclostridium bifermentans DNA window includes the following coding sequences:
- a CDS encoding CPBP family intramembrane glutamic endopeptidase, producing the protein MERISRTLGLLFGLLITKFISSVVIMVFANILFKDFNQYNFTIVFFADLLTLIIVYKFYGTRINMIIYRYKIKRIGLKDIMYIILFGIALSIVTSILINFLAQLFPSYEEVSNNITSQTNSILNIICMTVLIPIYEEIIFRGIIFNHLKENYKIGTAIVIQSLLFGIAHGNIVQGIYAFILGIVLVLMYMYFNSIYANIILHMIFNLFGGLIDLKLYNLNEFIYYILATICFVFLIIASYKMVLDYRRNNRKWSLFGVK; encoded by the coding sequence ATGGAAAGAATTTCAAGGACCTTAGGCCTATTATTTGGATTATTGATAACTAAATTTATTAGTTCAGTTGTTATTATGGTATTTGCAAATATTTTATTTAAAGATTTTAATCAATACAACTTTACCATAGTTTTTTTTGCAGACCTACTTACATTAATTATTGTATATAAGTTTTATGGAACAAGAATAAATATGATTATATATCGATATAAAATTAAAAGAATAGGTTTAAAAGACATAATGTATATTATTTTGTTTGGTATTGCATTGAGTATCGTTACTTCGATATTAATAAATTTTTTAGCTCAATTATTCCCAAGTTATGAAGAAGTAAGTAATAACATAACATCGCAAACAAATTCGATTTTAAATATAATTTGTATGACAGTTCTGATTCCTATATATGAAGAAATAATATTTAGAGGGATTATATTCAATCACTTAAAAGAAAATTATAAAATAGGAACTGCTATAGTGATACAGTCATTATTATTTGGAATAGCACATGGAAATATCGTTCAAGGTATATATGCTTTTATATTAGGTATAGTACTTGTTTTAATGTATATGTATTTTAACTCTATCTATGCAAATATAATTCTACATATGATCTTTAATTTATTTGGAGGATTGATAGACTTAAAGTTATACAATCTAAATGAATTTATATACTATATACTGGCTACAATTTGTTTTGTATTTTTAATAATTGCATCTTATAAAATGGTTTTAGATTATAGAAGAAATAACAGAAAGTGGAGTTTATTTGGAGTAAAATAA
- a CDS encoding GNAT family N-acetyltransferase: MGKVKFIKPEERYIRSYWENFDKIAKEKKYLAMNEAFPFEGTVEFIKDAIDKDYPHLFIIDLENDRCVGWCDASPKNSTIGYLGMGILPEYRGIGLGSSILKKVIELSKVYGYKKIELDVLKSNCRAIHVYESLGFIQTNVVTGGFVWKENLVKEDVVQMEIKLT; this comes from the coding sequence ATGGGGAAAGTAAAATTTATAAAGCCAGAAGAGCGATATATTCGTTCATATTGGGAAAACTTTGATAAAATAGCAAAAGAGAAAAAGTACTTAGCTATGAACGAGGCATTTCCGTTTGAAGGAACAGTTGAGTTTATAAAAGATGCTATAGATAAAGACTATCCACACTTGTTTATAATTGATTTAGAAAATGATAGGTGTGTGGGTTGGTGTGATGCATCACCTAAAAACAGTACCATTGGGTATTTAGGAATGGGTATACTTCCTGAGTACAGAGGTATAGGTCTTGGGAGTAGTATTTTAAAGAAAGTTATTGAGTTATCAAAAGTATATGGATATAAAAAGATTGAACTTGATGTATTAAAAAGCAATTGCAGAGCTATTCATGTTTATGAATCTTTAGGGTTTATACAAACAAATGTGGTAACAGGTGGATTTGTATGGAAAGAAAATCTTGTAAAAGAGGATGTTGTTCAAATGGAGATTAAACTTACTTAA
- a CDS encoding DUF4097 family beta strand repeat-containing protein: MRKTFIKGGIGFSKERGNKYSKEEVSEYSFKVEGCKLVIKNNCSLLKIKKHSSSQVTITMNKKLSGTNEKELKDTLDSIYCEVQDGDIYLNPLFKSKESITATNIESIIMIPENINFLDVRSKIGDIILDDDYDRLDVDINIGDLVFTGEIKQCYINSKIGDIRLNLKNIKDGYEYHINKDIGDIKVTIPKGSKINIDGIDEKDINGKSDIQIDNNGAIFEIKKKVSNITIES; the protein is encoded by the coding sequence ATGAGAAAAACTTTTATAAAAGGCGGAATAGGATTTTCTAAAGAACGTGGGAATAAATATAGTAAAGAAGAAGTGTCAGAATACAGCTTTAAAGTTGAAGGGTGTAAGTTAGTTATAAAGAATAATTGTAGTTTATTAAAAATAAAAAAACATAGTTCCTCACAGGTTACAATAACTATGAATAAAAAACTTAGTGGAACAAATGAAAAAGAATTAAAGGACACATTAGATAGTATTTACTGTGAAGTTCAAGATGGAGATATATATTTAAATCCGTTATTCAAAAGTAAGGAAAGTATAACTGCTACAAATATTGAAAGTATAATTATGATTCCTGAAAATATTAATTTTCTTGATGTTAGAAGTAAAATTGGAGATATTATATTAGATGATGATTATGATAGATTAGATGTGGATATAAATATTGGGGATTTAGTTTTTACTGGAGAGATAAAACAGTGCTATATAAATTCTAAAATAGGAGACATTAGATTAAATCTGAAAAATATTAAAGATGGATATGAATATCATATTAATAAAGATATTGGGGATATAAAAGTTACTATTCCAAAAGGAAGTAAAATTAATATTGATGGAATTGATGAAAAAGATATAAATGGAAAATCTGATATTCAAATTGATAATAACGGAGCTATATTTGAAATAAAGAAAAAGGTATCAAATATAACTATAGAGAGTTAA
- a CDS encoding ABC transporter ATP-binding protein/permease, with the protein MALLELKNIFKKYKLAGNEEFTALKNINVSFDKGELVSIIGESGSGKSTLMNLIGGLDSDFEGELLYKGRNIGTFKESELVNYHKENIGFVFQSFNLIPHLNLLDNVSMAMTLSNVDSETRKKRALEVLTDMGLKDHVYKKPNQISGGQKQRVAIARALVNDPDIIIADEPTGALDAETTNQVLDIITEIAQRGKLVIMVTHSEKVAAYSSRVVKIDNGEIVGDEEGRTLNHIEERQVYKKNAKNKNLGFFSAMRLSLLNMKEKFSRNLLVAVGSSIGIMSVILMMSIGNGVTGYVTDKMNSFVNPEVIQVNKPAENKTKSIESMSIKEQQEAQSEQMMNGLRSTPITGNDINKLEKINHVDSVEKGYNLTAMGSNYITYDGKKAMIMDFMSTSSNLVESNLSKGNMPKDGEILISDMIASELGDDIVGKTVEVKLLVNEKIITESFKVSGVYEGTGNMAYMPYNSISSWFSKEGINLEPNTVYLHADDKSNTDSIKNAVKDLGYTGSMQESMIEMFTDMIDMLSYVLTGVAGISLVVSAIMILVVLNISVVERTKEIGVLKALGARLKDIRRIFVTEAFLLGVFGGLIGIGASYGIGAIANHFTRTAFDFNVVRITPTYALAGILISVVISMLASFLPANKAARLDPVESLRRD; encoded by the coding sequence ATGGCACTATTAGAGCTAAAGAATATTTTTAAAAAATATAAGCTAGCAGGAAATGAAGAGTTTACCGCTTTGAAAAATATCAATGTATCTTTTGATAAAGGTGAACTAGTTTCAATCATTGGGGAATCGGGAAGTGGAAAGTCTACATTGATGAATTTAATCGGAGGGTTAGATTCAGATTTCGAAGGAGAACTCTTATACAAAGGAAGAAATATAGGTACCTTCAAAGAATCGGAGTTAGTAAATTATCACAAAGAAAATATAGGATTTGTATTTCAGAGTTTTAATTTAATACCACATTTAAATTTATTAGATAATGTATCGATGGCTATGACCTTATCTAATGTAGATTCAGAAACTAGAAAGAAAAGGGCGTTAGAAGTATTAACTGATATGGGGCTAAAAGATCATGTTTATAAAAAGCCTAACCAAATATCGGGAGGACAAAAACAGCGTGTTGCTATAGCAAGGGCATTAGTAAATGATCCAGATATTATTATTGCAGATGAACCTACAGGAGCCCTTGATGCAGAGACTACAAATCAAGTACTTGATATAATTACAGAAATAGCACAGCGTGGTAAGTTGGTAATTATGGTAACTCACTCTGAAAAAGTGGCTGCATACTCTAGCCGTGTTGTAAAAATTGACAATGGTGAGATTGTAGGAGATGAGGAAGGAAGAACACTTAATCATATAGAAGAAAGACAAGTTTATAAAAAGAATGCTAAAAATAAAAATTTAGGATTTTTCTCTGCAATGAGACTATCATTACTAAACATGAAAGAGAAATTTTCTCGAAACTTATTAGTTGCTGTAGGATCAAGTATAGGGATTATGAGTGTAATTTTAATGATGTCCATTGGTAATGGGGTTACAGGATATGTTACAGATAAAATGAATAGCTTTGTGAATCCTGAAGTAATACAGGTAAATAAGCCTGCTGAGAATAAAACTAAATCAATAGAAAGTATGTCTATAAAAGAACAACAAGAGGCTCAGTCAGAGCAAATGATGAATGGATTAAGATCTACACCTATTACAGGTAATGATATTAACAAATTAGAGAAAATTAATCATGTAGATTCTGTAGAGAAAGGTTATAATCTAACTGCAATGGGATCAAACTACATAACTTATGACGGTAAAAAGGCAATGATTATGGACTTTATGTCAACTTCATCAAACTTAGTTGAATCTAACCTATCAAAAGGAAATATGCCTAAAGATGGAGAAATATTAATTTCAGATATGATTGCTAGCGAGTTAGGTGATGATATAGTAGGAAAAACAGTAGAGGTTAAACTATTAGTGAATGAAAAGATAATAACAGAAAGTTTTAAGGTAAGTGGGGTATATGAAGGCACAGGAAATATGGCATATATGCCTTATAATTCTATAAGTTCATGGTTTAGCAAAGAAGGGATTAATTTAGAGCCAAACACAGTTTATCTACATGCAGATGACAAATCTAATACAGACTCAATTAAAAATGCAGTGAAAGATTTAGGATATACAGGATCAATGCAAGAGTCTATGATTGAAATGTTTACAGATATGATAGATATGTTATCTTACGTATTAACCGGAGTAGCTGGAATATCATTAGTTGTTTCAGCAATTATGATTCTTGTTGTACTAAATATAAGTGTTGTTGAGAGAACTAAAGAGATCGGAGTATTAAAGGCTTTAGGAGCAAGATTAAAAGATATACGCCGTATATTTGTAACAGAAGCATTTTTACTTGGTGTATTTGGTGGTTTAATAGGCATTGGAGCAAGTTATGGGATAGGGGCAATAGCAAACCACTTTACTAGAACTGCATTTGATTTTAATGTTGTTAGGATTACTCCTACATATGCACTAGCGGGTATATTAATTAGTGTAGTGATAAGTATGCTAGCTAGTTTCTTACCAGCCAATAAAGCAGCAAGATTAGATCCAGTTGAATCTTTACGTAGAGATTAA